The region CCATTTCACGCCGCCGAAGGGCGCATCGGGCGCGCTCACATTGGCGCCGTTGATCGCCAGCATCCCGGCCTCGACCTCGGCGGCGAGGCGGCTGCGCAGCTTGGGATCGTTGGTCCAGGCATAGGCGGCGAGGCCGTAGGGCAGGCGGTTCGCCTCCTCCACGATCGCATCCGCATTGGCCATCGGGTTGAGCAGCGCGATCGGGCCGAAGGGCTCCTCGTTCATGATCTCCGCGTCGAGCGGCACTTCGCTGAGCACGGTCGGTTCGAAGAAGAAGCCCTGGTTGCCGATCCGCTCGCCGCCCGTGTCGAGCTTCGCGCCCTTGTCCTTCGCGTCGGCGATCTTCTTGGCGAGGCCTTCGGGTCCGCGCTCGTTCGCCATCGGGCCCATCTGGGTGTCCTTCTCCATCCCGTTGCCGACCTTGATCGCCTTGGTGCGCTCGACGAAACCGTCGCGGAAGGCGGGGAACAGGTCTTCCTCGATCAGGAAGCGGGTGGGGCTGACGCAGACCTGCCCGGCATTGCGGTAGGCCGCGCCGACCATCGTATCGAGCACGGTGTCGACGTCGCTGTCCTTGAACACCATCACCGGCGCGTGGCCGCCCAGTTCCATCGTGGTGACCTTCAGATCGTCCGCCGCCAGCTTGACCAGATGCTTGCCGACCGCGGTCGACCCGGTGAAGGTGACCTTGCGGATGATCGGCGAGCCAAGCAGGTGGCGGCTGACCTCGTCGGGTACGCCGAAGACCACCTGGCAGACATCGCCCGGCACGCCCGCATCGAGCAGCGCCTGCACCAGCGCGAGGCCCGCCGCCGGGGTTTCTTCGGACGGTTTCACGATGACCGAGCAGCCCGCCGCGATCGCGCCGCCGACCTTGCGCACGACGTTGATCGCGGGGAAGTTCCACGCTGCGAAGCCGGCGATCGGGCCGACCGGCACGTAGATCACGCGCGCGCTCTGCCCTTCGGGGCGAACCAGCGTGCGGCCATAGGCGCGCTTGCACTCGCCCGCGTAGAATTCGAGGAGCATCGCGCAGTAGATGACTTCGCCCATCGCCTCGCGCTGCGGCTTGCCCTGTTCGCGCGTCAGCAGCTCGCCGATCGCGCCGGCACGCTCGCGCAGCAGCGCTGCCGCCTTGTGGAGCGCGGCGGCGCGCTTGTCCGCGCTTTCTTTGCGCCACGAGTGGAAGCCCTTGTCCGCATTGGCGAGCGCGGTGTCGAGATCGTCGCTGGTCGCATGCGGCAGGCTGCCGAGCACTTCGGCCGTCGCCGGGTCGATGACGTCCTGCGTCTTGCGGCTGCCGCCGGAGACTTTCTCGCCGCCGATCAGAAGGTGAAGGGAGGAATGGTCGCTCGGTGCATCGGTCATATGGGCAGGGTCCTTTGGCTAGCGGTTGGTCTCGTGTCCGCGCCGTTCTTTCAGAAAGAGGCAGCGCCGGGCGTGCGCTTCAGGTATGGTCCCGGGTCATGATCGCCAACCTCTTGCCGCTCGTTTTTCTCGCCCTCCAGCCCGCGACCGCTGCGGACGGGCCTGCCGCGCCCCCCGCTTCGACGGAAAAGGAGGCCGTATCGCTGCCCGCGGACCAGCAGGGCGCGATCCGCTGTTCGGCGGCCTTCGCGCTGATCGCCGAACGCCAGCGGCTGGGCGAGGAGGCGGCGCTGGAATATCCTCCGCTGGCCGAGCGGGGGCGCGAATTCTTCGTCCAGGCAAGCGCACGGGTGATGGACGAATCCGAACTCGACCGGGCGGCGATCAGCGCGCAGCTGCGCAGCCAGGCGCAAAGCATCGTCGCGGAGGGCACGCTCGACCAGATCATGCCGCCATGCCTCATGCTGCTCGAAGCTTCGGGCATCTGATCGCCTGATTGCGCACAACTGGCCGCAGTCGCACGCAAGCATCTGGATTTGCGGACACGAATACCCCAAGTGGGGCGCGCATGTGGACCGTCCACCAATTCCCGCTCTGCCCGTTCAGCCGCAAGGTACGCATCCTGCTGCGCGAGAAAGGCGTGCCTTTCGCCCTCAACCGGCTCGATCCGTGGAAGGCCGACGACGATTTTCTCGACATGAACCACGCAGGCCGCGTGCCCGTGGTCGAGGAGACCGAGAAGGGGATCGTGCTCAGCGATTCGACCGCGATCTGCGAATATTTCGAGGAAACGGTCGACAAGGCGCCGATGATCAATGGGTCGGCGCTCAACCGCGCGGAAATCCGCCGGCTGGTCGCTCTGCTGGAGGAGAACCTGTTCGGCGATGTCACCATGCCGCTGCTGCACGAGCGGATGAAGAAGCGCTTGGTGCTGCGCGAACCGCCAGATTCGCGGATCATCCGCGAGGCGATGAAGCTGGCGCACGCGCATCTCGACTATCTCGACTGGCTGCTCGATCACCGCGCCTGGATCGCGGGCCCGCAGATGAGCCTCGCCGACATCACCGCCGCCGCCCAGCTTTCGGTCGCGGATTACCTCGGCGGAATCGACTGGAAGGATCACGGCCCCACGCGCGACTGGTACGCCGCCTTCAAGAGCCGCCCGAGCTTCGGCCCGCTGCTGAGCGAGCGGATGGACGTGATCCAGCCGCCCGCGCACTACGCGCAGCTGGACGACTAACGCCTCTGGCAGCGGCGGGTGGCGCGCGGCGATAAGCGCCGAAACTGGAACTCCGCGGATTGCGGGCCATATAACCGGGAAAGGAGTTTCCCATATGTCCGACAAGCTCGAACTGACCGAAGACCAATGGCGCGAGCGCCTAACCCGCGAACAGTACCAGGTGCTGCGCGAGGCGGGGACCGAGCGTGCCTTCACCGGCGCCTACGACAAGCTGAAGGACGAGGGCGAATATCACTGCGCCGCCTGCGGCAACCTCGTCTTCCGCAGCAACGAGAAATACGACAGCGGATCGGGCTGGCCCAGCTTCTATGCCCCGGTCGAAGACGATGCGGTGGAAACCAAGCAAGATGTCTCGCACGGCATGACCCGCACCGAGGTGCTGTGCGCGAACTGTGACAGCCACCTGGGCCACGTCTTCCCCGACGGCCCCAAGCCCACCGGGCTGCGCTACTGCATCAATTCGGTCGCGCTCGAATTCGAAGCCGCGGGCGATCCTCCCGTCGGGAGCTGATGCGCGAATTGCGGCAAAATCATGTCGTTCATTCGCCATTGAGCTTTGTCCGTGCATAGGCGAGATGCGTAAATTCGGGCGCGCGTCGCGGCGCGCCACAGGTTGGGACGAAGCATCTAGATGGCGGGATATGGCACCACAGGCGCGAAGGGGAAGCGGAGATTCCCCGGCGCCAGGACGTGGGAGAAAACCCCCCGCTGGCTGCGTCTGACGGTAATGTGGCTGGGCGGCCTCGCCGCTCTCGCCGTGATCTTCCTGATGCTGGCGGTCGCTTTCGCCGCTCGTTCGCTTCCATCCTACGAGGAACTCAAGGCCGCGCAGACCGCGCAGACCATCGTCGTACGCGCGGCCGACGGCAGCGAGATCCTGGAGCTCGGTCCAAGCTACGGCGAATGGCTCGACAAGGAAGAAATTCCCGATGTCATGAAGCAGGCGATGATCGCGGTGGAAGATCGCCGGTTCTATTCGCACTTCGGCGTCGACGTCGTGCGGACCGGCGGGGCGGTCCTTGAGCCGATCTTCGGCTCGCGCTCGCGCGTGGCGGGGACCTCCACGATCACGCAGCAGCTGGCGCGCAACGTCTTCCTCAATTCGAACCGCACGATCGACCGCAAGCTGCGCGAAGGCGTGCTGGCCCTGGCGCTGGAAGCGAAGTTCGACAAGGAGCAGATCCTCGAACTCTATCTCAACAAGGTCTATTTCGGCGGCGGCGCCTATGGCGTCGACAGCGCCAGCCGCAAGTTCTTCAGCCATCCCGCGACCGAACTTTCGACCGCCGAGGCCGCGATCATCGCAGGCCTGGTCAAGGCGCCGAGCCGCTATTCGCCGACCGCCGATGTCGACGCCGCCGTGGGCCGCGCGCAGGTCGTGCTGCGGCTGATGCGCGAACAGGGACGGATCAGTGCCGAGCAGGCATCGGTCGATCCCTCCGCCGTGAGGCTCAAGGAAGAGAGCGGCCAGAACTCGGTGCGCTATTTCACCGACTGGGCGCTCCCGCAGCTAGACATCCTGCTGCCCAACACGCTCGAACCGATCGAGGTGTGGACCACGATCGACACCGGAATGCAGGCTGCCGCGACCGCCGCGGTCAAATCGAACGCGCCCAGCGGGGCGCAGGGCGCGCTCGTCTCGCTCGATCGCGACGGTGCGATCCGCGCGCTGGTCGGCGGGACCGACTACGTCCAGAGCAATTTCAACCGCGCGACCGTGGCCCAGCGCCAGCCCGGCTCGGCCTGGAAGCTGTTCGTCTATCTCGCCGCGCTCGAAAGCGGATACCGCGCCGACGATACCGTGGTCGATGCACCGATCACGATCGACGACTGGAGCCCCCGCAACTCCAGCGGACGTTTCTCCGGCGAGATGAGCATGCGCCAGGCCTTCGCCTATTCGGTGAACACCATCGCCGCGCAACTGGGCAACGAGGTCGGCTTCGGAACGGTCGCGTCGATGGCGCGGCGCTTCGGGATCACGTCGGACATTTCCACCTTCCCCTCGATGGTACTGGGCAGCTCCGAAGTCCGCCTGATCGATATGACCCGCGCCTTCGCCTCGGTCGCGGCGGGCGGCGTCTCGGTCGAACCCTACGGCATTGTCAAGGTCACGACGACCGGCGGAGAGACGCTCTACCAGCACGAGCGTGCGCGCGAAGTGCGGCTGGTGCCCGACTATGTCGCCACCCAGATGACCGACCTGCTGCAGGCGGCAGTGCAGACCGGCACGGGCCGCGCCGCGCAGATCGGCCGCCCGGTGGCCGGCAAGACGGGCACCACCAGCTCGAACAAGGATGGCTATTTCGTCGGGTTCTCTTCCGGCCTGACCACAGGCGTATGGATGGGCCGCGACGACAACAACGCGGTCAGCGGGCTGTCGGGCGGGCGAGCCCCTGCGCAGGCCTTTGCCGCCTTCATGCGCTTTGCGGTGAAAGACCGCCCGGTCGAGGAATTCGATACCGATACCGACCTGCCCGATTGGCAGATCGAGCCGGACGAGGAATTCAATTACGGCGATCCGGAGGATTATTACTTCATCGACGAGCAGGGCAACCTGATCGAGCCGGGACGCGGTGCGAGCGAACCGGGCCCCGCCAGCGAGGGCGCGACCGAAGGCACGCGCGGCCAGCCCGGGCAAGGCGCCGACGGCGAGCAGCAGGCGGTCGACGACGATTTCCTCGAACGCGCGATCGGCGGTAATCAGGGCGGTAATCAGGGTGGGGGCCAGACGACCCGGCCGCAGCCTCCGCAGCAGCAGCCTCCGCCCCAGCCGAGGCCATCGCCGCAACCGGCGCAGCCCGGGCGCGAGGCCCCGCCGCTCGCTCCCCAGCGATCGCCCGGCCAATAGCCCGCCGGCGCTTCGCTCCTAATTGTGTCGCCCAATCAAAAGCCCCGCCGGATCGCTCCGACGGGGCTTTTGATTGCGGTATGTTCGGTCTGAAAGCGCCTAGTCGCGGATACGCACCGCGAAGTAGCCGCTCTGACCGCGCGAACGCTGGATCCGCAGCACCACGGCATCGCGGCCCTCTTCGTCGGCCTCGCGCACGATCGCTTCGAGCTGTTCGGTCGAGGTCACCGGGCGGTAGTTGGCCGACAGAATGATGTCCCGTCGCTGCAGGCCCTTGCGCGCAGCATCGGAATTCCGGTCGACCGCGGCAATGGCGAGGCCCTGCGTATCGGCAGGCACGCCGAGCTGGCGCGCGATGGTCGGATTGATCGCCACTGCGCCGAGGCCCAGCTTTTCGGCGAGGAATTCGTTGCCGTCGAGCGGGGCGTTCATCCCCTCTTCCTCGCTCTCGTCCTGTCCGAACATCTGCGAGCGCGCCATTTCCTCGGCGCTGGGGCGGGTGCCCACGGTCAGGCGGATGGTGCGGCGTTCGCCGTCGCGGATCACCGTGATCGGGATGGTGGTGCCCGGTTCGATATTGGCGACGAGGAACGACAGCGTCTGGTCCGGCGTAACGTCGCGGCCATCGACCGCGATCACGACGTCGCCCGCTTCGACCCCGGCGCGCGCGGCGGCTTCGCCGTCGACCACCGATTGCACGATCTCGCCGCGATTGCGCGGCAGGCCCAGCGCGGCGGCGAAATCGTCGCTGACCGGCTGGATGCTGACACCCAGATAGCCGCGCTCGATCGTCTCGCCGCGACGCAGACGCTCCACGATAGGCGCTGCGGTTTCCGCCGGAATGGCGAAACCGACACCCACACTGCCGCCCGAGGGCGAGAGGATCGCGTTGTTGATGCCGATGACGTTGCCCTGCATGTCGAACAGCGGGCCGCCCGAGTTGCCGCGGTTGATGGCCGCATCGGTCTGGATGTAGCGGTCATAGGCACCCGCACCCGCGGTCCGCAGGACCGAGGAGATGATGCCGCTGGTCACCGTGCCGCCAAGGCCGAAGGGGTTGCCGATCGCGACCACCCAGTCGCCCGCGCGTGCCTGGTCCGAATTGCCGAAACGCACGAAGGGGAAGGGCTCCGACCGCTCGATCTTCAGCACCGCGAGATCGGAGTCCGGATCGGTGCCGACCAGTTCCGCCTCGTATTCGGTGCCGTCGGGCATGGTCACGGTGATTTCTTCCACCGTGCCGTTGCCCTGCGGCGTCACCACGTGGTTGTTGGTCACCACCACGCCGTCGGCCGAGATGATGAAGCCCGAGCCGAGCGACTGGCCTTCGCGCGTCGTCGGCTGGCCCTGTCCGCGATCGCCGAACATGCCTTCGAACGGCGTGCCCGCGAAGGGGTTGGAGCTTTGCACCTCGACGCGCTGGCGGGTGGAAATGTTGACCACCGCCGGGGCGAGCTGTTCGGTCAGGTCGGCGAAGCTCGCCGGCGCTCCGGCGCGCGGCACCGCGGCATTGATCTGGGCGTTCTCGTTCTGCGCGACCTGGGCGCCCGCAGGCTGTCCGGTCACGAGAGAAATCGTTGCACCGCCGATCAGCAGTGCGGAAGTCAGGCCATAAGCGTATCGCACGGGTCTCACGTCCTTCTGGTTCCTTTATATTTCGGCCGCTCTCGCGCATTCAATGCGCGAAGGGCCGCTCTATTTCCCGCCATCCCTTCAAAGGGGCGGGCGCTTAATCCCGATTGAACGACCGGGACCCGCTCTGCCGAACGGCAATGCCGCTCGACGAACGGTCAACGCTGTCCGCGGAACTGCCGCAGATATTCGTTGTCGGGCGAAAGGATGATGTTGCTCTCGCTTTGTGCATCGCCATCGCGGCCGGTCTCGAATGTCTGGTCGTAGCTCTGCATCGCGCGGTAGAAATCGTAGAAATCGGCGTCTTGCCCGAAGCTTTCGGCATAAATGCGGGCGGCTTCGGCGTCGGCCTCGGCGCGGATGATCCGCGCGTCGCGGCTGCCGCCGGCGCGGATCGTGCGCGCCTCGCGCTCGCGATCCGATTCCATCCGCCGGAAGGCCGATTGCAGCGGAGCTTCGGGCAGGTCGGTGCGCATGATCTTCACATCGACCACTTCGGCCCCGTACTGGCGTGCCTGACGGTCCAGATTGGCGCGGACATTGGCTAGCGCATTGCCGCGCTCTGCGGTCAGCATCCCCTGGAAGGTGCGGCGGCCCAGTTCCTGCCGCAGCACCGAGTTGAGGATCGGCTCGAGCGCGTTGCGCACGCCATCGGTCGTGCCTGCACGTTCCACCATGCGGACCGGATCGACGATCCGGAAGCGCGCGTAGGCGTTGACCAGCAGGCGCTGCTGATCGGCCGAGAGGACTTCCTGATCGTTCATCTCGAGGTCGAGCAGCCGCTTTTCCACGCGGCGAACCGAGTCGATGAAGGGCACGCGCAGGTACAAGCCTGCATCTGTGTCTCCGCCGATCGTGTTAACGGTGCCGACCGGGTCACCCGTGCGCACGATCACAGCCTGCTCTTCCTCGGGCACGATATAGACGCTCATCAGCAAGCCGACGATCAGAATGCCCAGGACCACCAGGGCGATGCGGTATCTTTCCCAGAATCCGTTCATGATTACTGGCTCCCTGCGGGTGTCGCGGTCGGCGCGGTCGGCGCCGCGTCACGGCGGCGATTGATCTCGGGCAGCGGCAGATAGGGCGTGACGTTGTCGGTCTCGACGATCGTCTTGTCGGTCCGGCTCAGCACACGTTCCATGGTTTCGTAATAAAGGCGGCGGCGGGTCACTTCGGGGGCAAGGCGGTACTCCTGGTACACCTTGTCGAAGGCCTGCGCCTCACCTTCCGCATTGGCGAGCACCTGCTGCGCGTAGCCCTGCGCCTGGTTGCGCGCCGCATCGGCGTTCTGTTCGGCCACCTGCACGTCGCGGAAGGCATCGACCACCTGTGCCGGCGGGTCGGCCTTCTCGATCTCGACACCCAGCACGCGGATACCCGCGCCATATGCGTCGAGCGTCGCCTGCATCCGTTCGCGCACGTCGAGCTCGATCGCGGCGCGCCCCTGGCCCGAGAACGTCTCGTCCAGTTCGGTCTCGGCCACGGCGGCACGCATCGCCGCCTCGGCCGCTTCGTTCACGGTCTCGATCGGATCGACGACGCGGAAGTTGAAGCCTTCCAGATCCTTGATGTTCCAGCGCACGATGTAGCTGAGGTCGACCAGGTTCTGGTCGCCCGTCAGGATCAGCTTGGCCTGCGTGTTGCTGCCGGGAATGCGGACCGAGCGGACACCTTCGACATCCTGGACATCGACCGTCTCGATCGGGAAGGGCGCGGTGAACTGGAGCCCGGAATCGAGCGTGCGCGTGTAGTTGCCCAGCGTCTTCACGACCGCTTTTTGCTGCGGGCCGATCAGGTGCGTGCTGGTTACGCCGATCCAGATGATCACGACGATCGCGACGATAATGGGCACCCAGCTCTTCCCGCCGGGGCGCTCGGGCAGGCGGAAGTTCGGGCCACCCGGGCCACCGCCGCCGGACCTGCGACGCGGACCTTCGGGGCCGCGGTTTTTGAAGATATCCTCGATCGAGGCGGAGCGACGCGGCTCTCCGTCGCCGCCGCGCCCGTTGCCGCCCTGCGGCAGCCACGGATTGCGCGGACCCTTGGGCTTGTCGCTGCCGGGACCGTCGCCTTTTTCGCCTTTCGGCGGATCGGACCGATCGCCGTCATCGGAAGACCCGCCCCAGGGATTTTTGCCAGCCATCGCCAGCGCGATTTTCGAGTGAAACCCGTCCAAGATTTTCATGGTTCCCTGTATAGGGAGCGTCGGCTGCGAAAAACAGGGGTTGTCCGCCCATTTTTGCTGTTATGGACGCTTCCGATGACGAAGGATGCGGGACGAGAGCGAGCCACGGAACTCACTGCGGTCAGGGAGGCGCTTGGCCCGGAGCTGGCGGAGCGGATCGCGGCGGTGCGCGCGCGCCCCGACACCGGGGCGGGAGGCGCGCTGTCGCTGGTGGTCGACGGCTCGGGGCTGAGCGAAGCGGCGCGCACGGCGCTCGAAGGCGAGCTGCGCGAAGGGCTGGCGACGATCGCCGCGGGTCGCGAGATCGCGATCGCCTTCATGGGCGAGCGGGTGAAAAGGCGGATCATCGCGATCGGATCGGGCAAGGGCGGGGTCGGCAAGTCGACCGTGACCGCCAATCTCGCGGTGGCGCTGAAGCGCGCCGGGGTGAAGGTCGGCGTGATCGATGCCGATATTTACGGTCCCTCGCAGCCGATCCTGCTGAAAAGCGAAGACATGAAGCCCGAGGCCGAGGGTGAGACGCTGCAGCCCGTGGTCGGCGCGGCGGACATTCCGATGCTGTCGATGGGGCACTTGGTGAACAAGGGCCGCGCGCTCGCGTGGCGCGGGCCGATGGCCGGGCGCGCGCTGGCGCAATTGTTCGAAGCGAACTGGGGCGATGCCGAGGTGCTGCTGGTCGACCTGCCGCCGGGCACGGGCGATGTGCAAATCACCATGCTGCAGAAGTTCCGCCCCGATGGCGCGGTGATCGTCTCGACGCCGCAAGACCTCGCGCTGGCCGATGCGGCGCGCGCGGGTTCGCTGTTCGACCAGGGCGAGGTGCCGATCCTCGGCCTGATCGAGAACATGGCGGGCTATGTCTGCCCGCATTGCGGCGAGGCGAGCGACCCCTTCGGCAGCGGCGGGGTGGAGCGCGCGGCAGGCCGCCTCGACCTGCCCTTCCTCGGGCGCATTCCGCTCAGCCATGCGGTGCGCGAATCGAGCGATGCGGGCGCGCCTGTGGCCATGGGCGACACGCCCGAGGGCAATGCCTTTCGCGCGATCGCGGAGAAAATTGCGCAGGCGCTGTCCGTGAAAACGGCATGAAGGTTTCGCGCCGGGGCGTGCTGGCGGGCGCGGCGGCGGGCGGTGGCCTGCTCGTCGCGTTCCTGCTGCTGCCCCAGCGCTTCGACGCGCCGCTCGAACCAGCGGAGGGCGAGGCGGGCTTCAACGCCTGGCTCAAGATCGCCGGCGATGGCGTGGTCACGGTTGCCGTCCCCCAATGCGAGATGGGGCAGGGCGTCACCACGCTCATCCCGCAGATCGTCGCGATGGAGCTTGGCGCGGACTGGCGGCAGATCGCGGTCGAGCCCGCGCCGCCTGCGGGCGCCTATCCCAACGTGCCGCTGGCGAGCCTGTGGGCGCCGCTGTGGCTTGCGGGCGGCGCGGACCTCGCCAGCGACGAGGATTCGCTGCTCGCCCGCCGCTTTGCCGAGCGCACGCGTTTCAACGCGACCGCCGCAGGCACCACGCTGGCCGCCTACGAAGCGCCCGCCCGCGCAGCCGCCGCGACTGCGCGCGCTATGCTGATTGCCGAGGCTGCCGCGCGCTGGGGCATCGCGCCAGAGGAATGCCGCGCGCAGGACGGATTCATCGTCGCGGGCGAGCGGCAGCTGCGCTTCGCCGATCTGGCAGAGGCCGCTGCGCAGCGCGATCCGCCCGATGTCGCACCGCTGCGCAGTGAGCCTCCGGCGGAACCGCCGACCGGCCCGGGCGCGCGGGCCGAGACCGATTTTCCCCGCCTCGACCTGCCGGCCAAGGTCGATGGCAGCTTCCTGTTCGCGGGCGATATCCGTCTGCCCGGCATGGCCTATGTCGCGATCCGCCACGGCCCGATCGACCGGCCGCGCCTGAAGCGTTACGAGCGCGAGGCGGCCGCGAAGGTGCGCGGTCTGGTGGGCGTCGTTCAGGGCAATCGCTGGCTTGCCGCCGCGGGCGAGACATGGTGGGCGGCGGAACGGGCGCTGGCCGCGATGAAGCCGGTCTTCGGCATCACCGATCCCGTGTCGAGCGAGGGCGTTGCGCGCGCAATCGATCGCGCCCTTGCCGATGGCGAGGCGCACGAAGTTGCGCTGGTCGGTGCGCGCGAGGTGGTCGACGGGCGGGCCACGCTTTCGCGCCGATACGATATCGCGCCTGCCGTCCATGCGCCGATCGAGACTGCGTCGGTCACCGCGTGGCTCGACGATGGCAAGCTGACGATGTGGATCGCCAGCCAGGTGCCCGAGCGGGTGCGGGTCTCGGTCGCGCGTGCGGTGGGCATCGAGGTCGAGGATGTGATCCTCGTCCCGATGGCGGCAGGGGGCAGTTTCGATGCGCGGCTCGACCATGCCCATGCGATCGAAGCGGCGGTGATCGCGCGCGAACTGGGCCGTCCGGTCCAGCTCGTCTGGTCGCGCTGGCAGGAAATGATCGCCAGTCCGCCGCGCGCGCCCGCGGCGGCCCAGCTTTCCGCGCGGCTCGGCCGGGATGGCGCCATCATCGCGCTGAAGAGCAGGATCGCGGTCCCGCCCTTCATGCACGAACAGGGCGCGCGCCTGTTCGACAATCGCACCACATGGGCCGCACGCGAAGACAATGCGGGACGCGCCGATCCGCTGGCGGTGGCTGGCGCGGTGCCTGCCTATGCGATTGCCAATCTGGCGGTCGATCACGTGCCGGTCGACACGCGCCTGCCCGTCGCACGGATGCGCGGGGGCGGCGACGCGCTGACCGCATTCTTCACCGAGTGTTTCGTCGACGAGGTGGCGCAGTCGCTGGGGCGCGAAAAACTGTCCTACCGCATCGCGATGCTGGGGCAGGATCTTGCGATGGTCGAGGTGCTCCAGCGTGCCGCCCGCCTCGCCCAATGGGACGGAGGCGCCGCTGCGGCGGGGCAGGGCATAGCCTGCCACAGGATGGTGCTGGGCGAGCGCGTCGGGCGGATCGCCTGCGTGGCGCAGGCAACGCCGGGGGAGGGCGGCATCCGCGTATCGCGCCTCAGCGTGGCGGCGGATATCGGGCGGATCGTCAATCGCGACCTCGCGCGCCAGCAGATCGAGGGCGGGCTGATCTTCGGCCTGTCGCTCGTGCTGGGATCGGCCATAGGCTATGATGGCGGTCTGCCTACCAGCGCGCGGCTGGGTTCGCTGGGCCTGCCCACGCTGGCCGATAGCCCCGACATCGCGATCGATTTCGTGACCAGCGACCAGGAGCCGTTCGATCCCGGCGAACTGGGCACCGTGATCGCGGCGCCCGCGATCGCCAACGCCCTGTTTTCGGCCACGGGTCAGCGTTTGCGCTCGCTCCCGCTCGACCTCGCGGCTGCCCAACCACCTGTCCAGCCACCTGCGCAGCCGGAGCAGCCCGATCCGCCGGAGCCCGCCTCCGGAGCGCCATCATCCGAGCCATCGCCAGAACCATCGATTGAAGAGCCGTCTTGACGCGGGACCTTCCTTCGCGTTGGCGAAACGCATGACTTGGCAAGACCAGCAGCTTCCGGCCGACCATCCCCCCGTACGCTCGGGCAGGATCGGCGTGCTGGTCGTGAATCTCGGCACGCCCGCCGCGCCGACGACGGCCGACGTGCGGCGCTATCTCGCCGAATTCCTGTCCGACCGGCGGGTGATCGAACTGCCGCCGATCGCTTGGCAGCCGATCCTACGCGGGGTCATCCTCAACACCCGGCCCGCCAAATCGGCCGAAGCCTATCGCAAGGTGTGGGGCGAGGACGGATCGCCGCTCGCCGCGATCACGAGAGCCCAGGCCGAAGCGATGCAGCCGCGCTTTGCGGAAGGCTCGGACGACCGCGTTATCGTCGACTGGGCGATGCGCTACGGCGAGCCGACGATCCAGGACAAGCTGACCGCGCTGAAGGAGCAAGGGTGCGACCGCATCCTGCTCGCGCCGCTCTACCCGCAATATTGCGCGGCGACGACCGCGACCGTGGTCGACAAGGCGAGCGACTGGCTGCGCGAACAGCGCTGGCAGCCGAGCCTGCGCACCCTGCCGCCCTATCACGACGACCCGCTCTATATCGACGCGCTGGCGCAGGATATCGAACGCCAGCTGGCCGCGCTCGACTTTGTCCCCGAGCTGCTGGTGACGAGCTTCCACGGCATGCCCGCGCGCACGCTGGCGCTGGGCGACCCCTACCACTGCCACTGCCACAAGACCGCGCGGCTGCTCGAGGCGCGGATGGCCCAGTCCGGCTTGTACCCCGACCTGCGTTTCCGGATCAGCTTCCAGTCGCGCTTCGGCCCGGCCAAGTGGCTCGAACCCGCGACCGACCAGGTCCTGATGGAAGAGGCGGGCAAGGGCACGAAGCGCATCGCCATCGTCGCGCCCGGCTTTTCCGCCGACTGCCTCGAAACGCTCGAAGAGCTTGCGATGGAAGGCAAGGAACAGTTCGAGGAAGCGGGCGGGGAGCAATTCGCCGCGCTGTCCTGCCT is a window of Alteriqipengyuania lutimaris DNA encoding:
- the hflC gene encoding protease modulator HflC, with translation MNGFWERYRIALVVLGILIVGLLMSVYIVPEEEQAVIVRTGDPVGTVNTIGGDTDAGLYLRVPFIDSVRRVEKRLLDLEMNDQEVLSADQQRLLVNAYARFRIVDPVRMVERAGTTDGVRNALEPILNSVLRQELGRRTFQGMLTAERGNALANVRANLDRQARQYGAEVVDVKIMRTDLPEAPLQSAFRRMESDREREARTIRAGGSRDARIIRAEADAEAARIYAESFGQDADFYDFYRAMQSYDQTFETGRDGDAQSESNIILSPDNEYLRQFRGQR
- the hflK gene encoding protease modulator HflK is translated as MAGKNPWGGSSDDGDRSDPPKGEKGDGPGSDKPKGPRNPWLPQGGNGRGGDGEPRRSASIEDIFKNRGPEGPRRRSGGGGPGGPNFRLPERPGGKSWVPIIVAIVVIIWIGVTSTHLIGPQQKAVVKTLGNYTRTLDSGLQFTAPFPIETVDVQDVEGVRSVRIPGSNTQAKLILTGDQNLVDLSYIVRWNIKDLEGFNFRVVDPIETVNEAAEAAMRAAVAETELDETFSGQGRAAIELDVRERMQATLDAYGAGIRVLGVEIEKADPPAQVVDAFRDVQVAEQNADAARNQAQGYAQQVLANAEGEAQAFDKVYQEYRLAPEVTRRRLYYETMERVLSRTDKTIVETDNVTPYLPLPEINRRRDAAPTAPTATPAGSQ
- a CDS encoding Mrp/NBP35 family ATP-binding protein; translated protein: MTKDAGRERATELTAVREALGPELAERIAAVRARPDTGAGGALSLVVDGSGLSEAARTALEGELREGLATIAAGREIAIAFMGERVKRRIIAIGSGKGGVGKSTVTANLAVALKRAGVKVGVIDADIYGPSQPILLKSEDMKPEAEGETLQPVVGAADIPMLSMGHLVNKGRALAWRGPMAGRALAQLFEANWGDAEVLLVDLPPGTGDVQITMLQKFRPDGAVIVSTPQDLALADAARAGSLFDQGEVPILGLIENMAGYVCPHCGEASDPFGSGGVERAAGRLDLPFLGRIPLSHAVRESSDAGAPVAMGDTPEGNAFRAIAEKIAQALSVKTA
- a CDS encoding xanthine dehydrogenase family protein molybdopterin-binding subunit translates to MKVSRRGVLAGAAAGGGLLVAFLLLPQRFDAPLEPAEGEAGFNAWLKIAGDGVVTVAVPQCEMGQGVTTLIPQIVAMELGADWRQIAVEPAPPAGAYPNVPLASLWAPLWLAGGADLASDEDSLLARRFAERTRFNATAAGTTLAAYEAPARAAAATARAMLIAEAAARWGIAPEECRAQDGFIVAGERQLRFADLAEAAAQRDPPDVAPLRSEPPAEPPTGPGARAETDFPRLDLPAKVDGSFLFAGDIRLPGMAYVAIRHGPIDRPRLKRYEREAAAKVRGLVGVVQGNRWLAAAGETWWAAERALAAMKPVFGITDPVSSEGVARAIDRALADGEAHEVALVGAREVVDGRATLSRRYDIAPAVHAPIETASVTAWLDDGKLTMWIASQVPERVRVSVARAVGIEVEDVILVPMAAGGSFDARLDHAHAIEAAVIARELGRPVQLVWSRWQEMIASPPRAPAAAQLSARLGRDGAIIALKSRIAVPPFMHEQGARLFDNRTTWAAREDNAGRADPLAVAGAVPAYAIANLAVDHVPVDTRLPVARMRGGGDALTAFFTECFVDEVAQSLGREKLSYRIAMLGQDLAMVEVLQRAARLAQWDGGAAAAGQGIACHRMVLGERVGRIACVAQATPGEGGIRVSRLSVAADIGRIVNRDLARQQIEGGLIFGLSLVLGSAIGYDGGLPTSARLGSLGLPTLADSPDIAIDFVTSDQEPFDPGELGTVIAAPAIANALFSATGQRLRSLPLDLAAAQPPVQPPAQPEQPDPPEPASGAPSSEPSPEPSIEEPS
- the hemH gene encoding ferrochelatase, which produces MTWQDQQLPADHPPVRSGRIGVLVVNLGTPAAPTTADVRRYLAEFLSDRRVIELPPIAWQPILRGVILNTRPAKSAEAYRKVWGEDGSPLAAITRAQAEAMQPRFAEGSDDRVIVDWAMRYGEPTIQDKLTALKEQGCDRILLAPLYPQYCAATTATVVDKASDWLREQRWQPSLRTLPPYHDDPLYIDALAQDIERQLAALDFVPELLVTSFHGMPARTLALGDPYHCHCHKTARLLEARMAQSGLYPDLRFRISFQSRFGPAKWLEPATDQVLMEEAGKGTKRIAIVAPGFSADCLETLEELAMEGKEQFEEAGGEQFAALSCLNTSDAGLAMLEAILRRELSGWI